GGTGACATTGGAAAATCACACCTTGAAGGGAGTGGGTCGCGATATAAATGAAGCCCGTTTACCATTATCGTCAGCAGTCAGACAACACGGACCAGACTTCTGTCAGTATAATTGACTCCCATTTCAGGCCGAGATGGATGATATGATATTTAGAACACTAGTCAATATGTTTTAGATTCTAAACCTGTCACCTACAGTggaagccggcgagacttccttgtttgcGGTgccgctcactcgaccaatgaaaggcagtttgcaacggcggaaTCCAACCCatgacacgcttaggaccgccccctcatttgaataacatttcgtcctggcagagcgtctgcagcatgaaataaataaatgtgagaacagagcgtttttatttattgattgattttttaattctatttatatatttatttttgtatttatttcaatatttatttttatatttatatttacttacATATATAgttgttttatttccatttatatttattttttacggaagcgtattgcattctcttgaaaaaaaacaaaaatgtttttctgactaattttttgggggggagctttgttttttttaagtattttttttcttctgttttttctgtttttctgaatattataatgtgtgtatatatatatatatatatatatatatatatatatatatatatatatatatatatatatatatatatatatatatatatatatatatatatacacagtggaacctctacttacgaacgtctcttcatacgaaattttcgagttacgaactcctcaacgggaaaatattgcctcttgttacgaactttctagatacgaaaggtaaaaatacattaccgaacgcaacatactttcggctatggctatttcctaccataggtacttatgagcgtaaatactagatcggtgtttgtgcatcgttctggcatcccattggctaagaggaaccttctaccataggtatgagcgtatactagatcggtgtttgtgcatgtttctggcatcccattggctaagaggaacctttaccataggtatgagcgtatactagatcggtgtctatacagcgtcctcatcattcatcccgcagcccatgaggtgttcgatagtttttcgtaaatgtatgaccTAActgccaacgaatttgtgcaaaaattcaaacaattggtgattgatgaaggcacagtaagtttttaattgcgacgagacgggcctttttttttttttttttttttttttttttttttttcaaaagatgcctcgccataccggaagtttccatgaagtttcagaattagtttaaaagaatcgcccagaaaaagtgttcaccagtcgagcgtttgctcactaagataaTGTTTGCATTGGccattaacgaaggattgtttaaaaaaataaaaaataaaaaaaaatccatggatcagttctttactacggagcccctaaagtgacatctgagaaaaaaatacaaattaaatgtttctcgtccggacgagaaactttctcgtccggacaagaaaagtttctcgtccgcacaagaaaagtttctcgtccggacaagaaactttctcatccggacgagaaacatcaCCTGCGAGCGGGAACTAGGAGAGCTAGCTTGTGGCGGCGAACGGTAGACCACTGTTCAACTTGCGTCCAGTGCAGACTCAatgtcagcagaagaggactttGAATCTTTCCTTAGAACAAGGAATATACCGAATAGTGTCATCGACCAACTAAAAGAAGAAAAGGTAAGGATGATTTTTAACTTTTGTCACATGAATATACCCCATATGCTGCATGCTGAATTTGCGTCTTTACTTGCTTTTGTTATTGTAGCCTCATGCTAGCCTCAAATGCTTCGCATATTTTAAGTTGGCATTTCTAATTACAGATCGACATTAACGTCATATGTGTTATGACGGATGATGAGTTGGGACAGTATGTCACGAGATATGGAGACCGACTTGCTATCAGAGCATTTTGTCGTCGGAGAACCGTGACGAACGAAAGTTCGGGAGGAATTCAGACTGCTAAATCTGCGCTCATGCAGAACATCAGAGAAAGGCTTGGTATTGAACGGGAAAATGCTGTCGACCGAGGCAGAGCACGCGGTTCTGGAAATAAAAGTGCAGCCAAAGTCACCCGGCGAGTTGAGATGGGATGGCTACACTTTCAGAACGGCTCTTTTCATCAAATAAGAGCAAGAGGTGGAGGTGGAACACGGCACTTGGCAGTTGACAAATCGGTGACCATGGCTGAGATGCTGGAGACAGGAAAAGGATTGTTTTTTCTAAATGGACATTCGTCAAAAGGACCGATTTGAAGACTTTCACTTCGGTGTTCGTGATTATAGCCACAATTTAGTATCCTTTGACGTTACAGTGGGCCAGCTGTATAAGGAACGTAAAATGGGAATGCTGCGCGTTTACATGACCTCCAAGGCAAAAGCAATACTCCTCTCGGATGTATCATCTGACATCGAGACCCCAGACGAGCAGCCACAGAAGGTAATTCTATTTTATATTCTGTGACGTGAGTGGTGTAAATACATAGACTACTGTACTGCAGAAATTGCATTCATAAACAAGATGACTTGTTTGAAAACTGGGACCGGGGATTGTTGTGGATTAGCATACCTCAAATGAACCCCACCACCCTCATCTTCCTCCTTATTGACAAAGGCACTGCGTACGGTCACAACTATGCAGGTGTtagtcagaaaatttgaatatccttaaaaagttgaataatttATGTAATTCCAttgaaaaagtcaaactttcatAGATTATAGCTTCAGGGCCCACCACAACTGAAgtgatttcaagtatttatttatttatttttatttttttacattatttgggcttccagctcataaaacactaaaacattatataaaaaaatttgaataatgTGAAGGAATTACCATGCATACTTCCCAATGTTttgtatgggggaaaaaaagatggatggatggatggatggatggatggatgggtatttTCAAAACGACATGTCAAATCTCAATAGTTGGTTGGATTCCTTTTGCCTTCAACCAACTATTGAAGATtgacatattttgaaaataccatccatccatccatcttttttcccccccatgcaAAATACTGGGAAGTATGCATGGTGATTTCTTCCCATTATTCAAATTTTTTGATTTCCTGTTTTATTGGTTTTATGAGCTGGAAGccctaataatgtaaaaataaaaaaataaatacttgaaatcacTTAAGTTGTCGGCCCTGAAGCTATAATCTatgaaagtttgactttttcaaTAGAAATACAgaaattattcaactttttgAGGATATTCTAGTTTCTGACGAGCACCTGTACCTTCCTCtccatttttgtcataaatTGTAGTAAATAACAGGACTATATTTTCTCAAGGCCATGCCAACTTGTACCAAGTCAGTGACCACTTCTAAGCATATTTAAATGACTAATGTGAAGATGCTCTGACTGTGTGTAACAACTGACTTGTTTATATAATTGAATAGTGTAGAAcacaaaatttatttatttattcttaatttGGATTGATCAGATGCCGTGTGGTGCTGCAGCCAGCAATGGGCAACAAACAGAATTATCCAGTACTTATAGTGCTGATGCTTTTGCGCAATTTATACAGTACTACTCTTGAAAAAGGCTATTATAATGTTAATTTCACTTGTATTAAATTTGACTGAGTCATATTAAGAATTATATTTCTATGGAATTTTCAGTCGGCTGTTTTGGAGATGCATGATGATGTGTACCTgagggtcacgatatgatacttattgcgatacatatgtatcccaatacttgatcttctaggcgatacgtatcccgatatattacattaattttcttgcattttataaaaacagtcatatgtatacctaaaggatatgttttttattctgactgacaaaaatattttttgttagcagctcttctggtttaccaccgagcagcgtgcctggtctaaatttgcacgcactgcagagcaaagagcagctttcacagacataccgggaacatttattaataggcatgagccgatatgagcaataATATCAAGGTATTAAAATtaaagctctaaaatgtgcttatttgaattatttggggaaataaaaacagcatttttttcatgtaacacattctatttcgtttttaaacaaaatatacgaaaattggtgcattaagacacgtgccatgttcagtttataagtaaataaatgtggaTAATCTTCCTTGCTTGCATTTTTCTAagcaagacagtgtccaatcgctgatgagctatttttgcattaattgaaggcaattcacttcaaagacgctgctggtttttattttttaggcacaatgcaagctgcaaaggcaaacgttaactgcctatttcaatttaatgagcaatatcgattctgacgcctgcgtatcgatatgtgtattgtaatgaggcccgcaacgatatattgccgtcttgattttttgagcacacccctagaagCAACCCATACaaaaggacagtcaaggatcaaGATTGGCTGTGACGCAATGTGCTTTTTCtcaagggaaatttcttacttCAGGCATAACAATACCACTTTtgtctagagatagaccgatatgcttttttcagggccgataccgattccgattatcggtagtcaaggaggcagataaccgatatttgaagccgatattcatttgcagtaaaagttaaaatgttggcaccaaatttttgaataatgcaaaccctaaccgttctttacaatggattctcacactacacttttcattttacatccttctatctgcaataagacgttggtggcggggggagttaaatgtgggggccaatgtgacattaccttttatagcatttgggatacttgtagttttattctataaatgttatatttttatattttgaagtaataggaggaaccctgtcattcaaaatgtgcatcagctgtggcattacttattactacagcaaaaaaaaaaaaaaaaaaaattccatgagaaaaactattcatccctgaacaccatacagttcttgtagaccttattataattattgttattgttaccatatagacagttttgataagctgaggatcttaaatcgagaacagcaatatcatgctactcctctctacaagagaactgtcaaaagacacttcatcatgtagtttactgccacttaggatgccccaatcaacgcagaaaaaggtcgagtaaaataacttggttataataatagtaagaataacttggttaaacagacattgttgcggtggaccgctgccactttctgctgtttaatgtgttttacacttatagacacgtgtgtgtatgtgagcacactattctctcactactgtactgtactgtatcacttaatggcacagatgtacttgtctaaataataactgggctgcaacattgctaattcacattaacaagcactatcttagctgtccacatgaatagttactaacacacgagaaagttatacaacacaccaaacatgagctcattattcaaagtatgatgcacgtaacgaaattacatcactgaacattaattgcagccgactacggccgtagatgttacatattagtggcatcgattgagaggataatgtcccaaatgacggcagacatgacgtgaaaagagagacaaaacgagcaaataagcacactatactttagtgcacttctctactaatgccaaacatacggaagagaacacgttcgtgtagttaaacggtgtttgagatacttaattagttacggagcggactttaacgaggtgcacaacgagctgtcaatcaaatcgacgtcgaagcttaaggcacacaatggcaaaccagtgcgacaaataaacacaatataaagtaactaaacgctatttagtgtcactgtggcatctcactgcataataaccgctatgcaacaagtagtggacgtgacccagaatgcaatgtgtgcgtcacgagaggtaaatataatgacattactctactcttaacatggaactagacaatataataatgacaactgttaatatttgtaacctttctaacaaacattatttacttaattaagtgaaaatgtgtgtgattccctccccgagtagttcaagtagcgaattagctactgggtgttagcctacatgctaagctgaacacaccactgttagctagcggggattcaatgcaaggcaatgcagctccattcatatagtgcatttaatacacaacataattcaatgtgtttagcttatcatggtgaaacgatcggcggagtctcttctcttttaacttaccttcgaagcatgtgtgtctcgcgttgtgtccgtgggcgcgtgtgtgaccggctactgtgatacacggcatacactactgattggttctggcttttgcacggctaaccaatcaaatgctgctatgggcgttacattgctggagttggactccataacagacagagacgctctgggctgcattcgaagcgaaaagacggagttttaaatggatcgctcatatcggccgtcagattaataaaacagacagataccgatatgtaccaatatgtcaaatatcggccccgattatcggcccgaccgattatcggtctatctctacttttgtccatatggtgcaGCCATAATCAATGTAAACTTAAcgttccttagtgttgctttaatggggaagtcaacccaaaaatattctttacaataatattttcgatgaagctccactagtctaaacatggtattctggttaatattgtgtttttggaatataaattaagcagtaaaatctaCTAATTtctatccatttcagggggcggccattttgccatcacagttactcagtgcTCAGTTAATGACCAATTACAGctcccctgttttctgaagctgacctgtgattggtcattggtctgtgatgtcattttcagtcgacagcaaatgataAAATGGCATTTATGTATTTTCTACTGACTATGCAGAGACGATCTTTGAGGAAGCGGAGTCAGAGACATCAGCACATGAGGACAAGAATTAATCAAGTGGATAACCCAGAGAGCTCCTCTGATTTGGATCCAGCACCAAGTAGCTCAATGCAGGTAAACTATGAAATAGTCTACAGTCTATGCAGTGTATGGAAATTGCCAAAATGCttgaacaatatttttaaacacaaacaaattgatCACAGGTTACTTTCCTGTTGTGACATTTAGGTAACATCTACATTGCAACACCGCTGTGTATTGAGCCCTAAGCTCaagaacttattgcatgcctttgcgatatgcatattgagagagccaatatcgcgatatcgatatttttttgatatattgtgcagccctagtaaaAATTCACATCCCTGGTCAGATGATCAGACAAAAAGACAAGGTAATAactatgtgtttattttatttttttgcatcaatCACCAACAGACAGGAGAACTAATGGACCGATCAAGACCAGCATCTCTTGAGATGAGTGACACAGAAGAAGCCCTACATCCTCCGTCTTCCGATGAGCTTGGCCAATTAACAGACAGGCACGGATGTGAGGTTGACCATTTTATCCCTGTATCAAATGAAGATGCTGACCAGGTCTTTGGTGACATTTTGGAAATACCTTTTGCCCATGCCATTGAAGCATCGCTTGAGGATGATGAAGTACAATTTGGACCGATTAGTGGCGACGATGACGACCAAGACTCCACTATCCCATGGAATGCATCTGAGTTAAACAGTATGCAGGTATTGTTGCTTAAGATTTAGAACTAAGTTCCAACTGAATGCTGAAAAAATGCTTACCTATTCATTGTTTTTCTATAAAATTTACAAAGACCGTTATAATCTTTTACATCCTGTTTTCATCCAAAGCAGATGTTTGTAAATACAGCTTTAGTGATTGTTAAagttgttgaaaaatattttgttcccttttaatcaactaatcagttatcaattttctttttaaatatcttgCAGTACTCTACACCAAATGAGGAACCTGTACCTGTATCCTCAAGGAGCGTTGCAACATCACCAGATTTCACTAAAGAACAGCTCCTTGTAAAATTAAGACGTGTAAACATAGTGGATGATGTCCTTCATGTCTTCATGGAACCAAATATACtgaatgttaatttaaaaatggaGTTCACAAATGAGAAAGCTGTAGACAGCGACGGTGTGTCTAGAGAGGCATACTCCGCATTCTGGGAGCATTCTTGGAACTGTGTGAGGGGGAAGATGAACAAATACCCAGACTAAGGGCAGACT
Above is a genomic segment from Festucalex cinctus isolate MCC-2025b chromosome 4, RoL_Fcin_1.0, whole genome shotgun sequence containing:
- the LOC144017529 gene encoding uncharacterized protein LOC144017529 isoform X1, translated to MDIRQKDRFEDFHFGVRDYSHNLVSFDVTVGQLYKERKMGMLRVYMTSKAKAILLSDVSSDIETPDEQPQKRRSLRKRSQRHQHMRTRINQVDNPESSSDLDPAPSSSMQTGELMDRSRPASLEMSDTEEALHPPSSDELGQLTDRHGCEVDHFIPVSNEDADQVFGDILEIPFAHAIEASLEDDEVQFGPISGDDDDQDSTIPWNASELNSMQYSTPNEEPVPVSSRSVATSPDFTKEQLLVKLRRVNIVDDVLHVFMEPNILNVNLKMEFTNEKAVDSDGVSREAYSAFWEHSWNCVRGKMNKYPD
- the LOC144017529 gene encoding uncharacterized protein LOC144017529 isoform X2; this translates as MDIRQKDRFEDFHFGVRDYSHNLVSFDVTVGQLYKERKMGMLRVYMTSKAKAILLSDVSSDIETPDEQPQKRRSLRKRSQRHQHMRTRINQVDNPESSSDLDPAPSSSMQTGELMDRSRPASLEMSDTEEALHPPSSDELGQLTDRHGSSLEDDEVQFGPISGDDDDQDSTIPWNASELNSMQYSTPNEEPVPVSSRSVATSPDFTKEQLLVKLRRVNIVDDVLHVFMEPNILNVNLKMEFTNEKAVDSDGVSREAYSAFWEHSWNCVRGKMNKYPD